The Schistocerca serialis cubense isolate TAMUIC-IGC-003099 chromosome 10, iqSchSeri2.2, whole genome shotgun sequence genome includes a region encoding these proteins:
- the LOC126424781 gene encoding leucine-rich repeat-containing protein 58 produces MSVYQAVQPEYTTSDSSDADRNVTLDYSRLLLDSDTLMYNLEEYAAKDKKATEDVDTLLLYNNNLDTLPASVSKFTNLKMLDISYNNITHLPEALTECRLSSLIARNNMLENDSFPKSFGALTSLKELNLSGNSLTSFPQQILELTALKYLYLGSNSITNIPKDIWKLQSLQYLYMGGNKLQEVPASVGKLKNLQALVLCDNLLESLPAAIANLKYLKSLLLHKNRLTVLPPEIVGLNSLAELSLRDNPLVVRFATNMSLDPPTLLELAARTVKLANITYSPYDLPRTLVYYLDSAHHCVNPHCKGVYFDSRVEHVKFVDFCGKYRIPLMQYLCSSTLYQRIVPFVSKRVFGRGSVSYGEESIAWLIVDSLQSFAVIGLLLLMLASHWHYFWCKE; encoded by the exons ATGAGTGTGTATCAGGCAGTGCAACCGGAGTACACGACGTCTGACAGTAGTGATGCGGACAGAAACGTTACGTTGGACTACTCGAGGCTGTTACTCGATTCGGACACACTGATGTACAACTTGGAAGAGTATGCAGCGAAGGACAAAAAAGCTACTGAGGACGTAGACACGTTATTGCTGTACAACAATAACTTGGATACACTGCCGGCAAGCGTTTCGAAGTTCACAAATCTAAAAATGCTTGATATCAGTTACAATAATATAACCCACCTTCCAGAAGCATTAACGGAATGCAGACTCTCCTCCCTCATAGCAAGGAATAATATGTTGGAAAATGACTCCTTCCCTAAATCGTTTGGTGCACTTACCAGTTTGAAAGAACTGAATTTAAGTGGTAATAGTCTAACGTCATTCCCACAGCAAATTTTGGAACTTACAGCACTGAAGTACTTGTACCTTGGTTCTAACAGCATCACCAACATCCCAAAAGACATCTGGAAATTACAGAG TTTGCAGTACTTGTACATGGGTGGCAATAAGCTTCAAGAAGTACCTGCATCTGTTGGTAAACTCAAAAACCTTCAGGCTTTGGTGCTGTGTGATAACTTGTTGGAAAGTCTGCCAGCAGCTATAGCAAATCTTAAGTACCTGAAGTCACTTCTGCTACATAAGAACCGTTTAACAGTTCTTCCACCAGAAATTGTGGGTCTAAACAGCCTTGCAGAA ttgagtCTCAGGGACAACCCACTTGTGGTGAGGTTTGCCACGAACATGTCTCTGGACCCTCCAACACTGTTGGAGCTGGCAGCGCGCACAGTGAAGCTTGCTAACATCACATACTCTCCGTATGACCTCCCAAGAACTCTTGTATATTACCTGGACAGTGCACACCACTGTGTCAATCCTCACTGCAAAG gagtgtatttcgacAGCCGAGTGGAACACGTGAAATTTGTCGACTTCTGTGGCAAATACAGGATACCGCTGATGCAATATCTATGCTCTTCAACGTTGTATCAGCGAATCGTCCCCTTCGTCAGCAAGCGAGTCTTCGGAAGAGGAAGCGTGTCATATGGTGAAGAGAGTATTGCTTGGCTGATTGTTGACTCGCTGCAAAGTTTTGCCGTTATAGGCTTATTGCTGCTGATGTTGGCAAGTCATTGGCATTATTTTTGGTGTAAAGAATAG